In the Pseudolabrys taiwanensis genome, one interval contains:
- the rpsQ gene encoding 30S ribosomal protein S17, translated as MPKRTLQGVVVSDKQDKTVVVRVDRRFAHATMKKVIRRSKKYHAHDEANQYAVGDLVWIEERRPISKQKCWEVIRGEKKQKVQ; from the coding sequence ATGCCGAAACGTACCCTCCAGGGCGTGGTCGTCAGCGACAAGCAGGACAAGACCGTGGTCGTCCGCGTGGACCGCCGCTTTGCTCACGCGACGATGAAGAAGGTTATTCGCCGCTCGAAGAAGTATCACGCGCACGACGAGGCCAATCAGTACGCCGTCGGCGACCTGGTGTGGATCGAGGAGCGCCGCCCGATTTCCAAGCAGAAATGCTGGGAAGTGATCCGGGGCGAGAAGAAGCAGAAAGTGCAGTAA
- the rplE gene encoding 50S ribosomal protein L5 codes for MADTQTETKKAKAPKAAAKAPKGAPKEAGEAKAKAPREKSDYVARLRTHYDKVVRQEMTEKFGYKNVMQVPQITKVVINMGIGEGVADRKKVDNASADLTQIAGQKSVITKSRKSIANYKLRDGQAIGTKVTLRKKRMYDFLDRLVNVALPRIRDFRGLNPKSFDGRGNYSLGIKEHIVFPEIDFDKVTDSWGMDITVCTTAQTDDEARALLAAFNFPFRQ; via the coding sequence ATGGCTGATACGCAGACCGAAACCAAGAAGGCCAAGGCGCCGAAGGCGGCCGCCAAGGCTCCGAAGGGCGCGCCGAAGGAAGCGGGCGAGGCCAAGGCCAAGGCACCGCGCGAGAAGTCGGATTACGTCGCGCGTCTGCGCACGCACTACGACAAGGTCGTGCGTCAGGAGATGACCGAGAAGTTCGGCTACAAGAACGTCATGCAGGTGCCGCAGATCACGAAGGTCGTGATCAACATGGGCATCGGCGAGGGCGTGGCCGACCGCAAGAAGGTGGACAACGCGTCGGCCGATCTCACGCAGATCGCCGGCCAGAAGTCGGTCATCACCAAGTCGCGCAAGTCGATCGCGAACTACAAGCTGCGCGACGGCCAGGCGATCGGCACCAAGGTCACGCTGCGCAAGAAGCGCATGTACGACTTTCTCGACCGCCTCGTGAACGTGGCGCTGCCGCGCATCCGCGACTTCCGCGGACTGAACCCGAAGAGCTTCGACGGCCGCGGCAACTACTCGCTGGGCATCAAGGAACACATCGTGTTCCCGGAAATCGACTTCGACAAGGTCACCGATTCCTGGGGCATGGACATCACCGTCTGCACCACCGCGCAAACCGACGACGAAGCGCGCGCGCTGCTGGCGGCATTCAACTTCCCGTTCCGGCAGTGA
- the rplX gene encoding 50S ribosomal protein L24, producing MAAKIRKGDKVVVLTGRDKGRSGEVIEVRPTEGRALVRGVNMVKRHQRQTAQQEGGIISKEGPIHLSNLAVADPKDGKPTRVGFKIVGEGDARKKVRVAKRSGVEIDG from the coding sequence ATGGCCGCCAAGATCCGCAAAGGCGACAAGGTGGTCGTGCTCACCGGCCGCGACAAAGGTCGCTCCGGCGAGGTGATCGAAGTTCGTCCGACCGAAGGACGCGCGCTCGTGCGCGGCGTCAACATGGTCAAGCGCCACCAGCGCCAGACGGCGCAGCAGGAGGGCGGGATCATCTCCAAGGAGGGGCCGATCCATCTCTCCAACCTGGCGGTCGCCGACCCGAAGGACGGCAAGCCGACCCGCGTCGGCTTCAAGATCGTCGGCGAAGGCGATGCCCGCAAGAAGGTGCGCGTCGCGAAGCGCTCCGGAGTTGAAATCGATGGCTGA
- the rplN gene encoding 50S ribosomal protein L14, producing the protein MIQMQTNLDVADNSGARRVMCIKVLGGSKRKYATIGDVIVVSVKEAIPRGRVKKGDVMKAVVVRISKDIKRADGSVIRFDRNAAVLINNQSEPVGTRIFGPVPRELRAKNHMKIISLAPEVL; encoded by the coding sequence ATGATCCAGATGCAAACCAACCTCGACGTGGCGGACAATTCCGGCGCGCGCCGTGTCATGTGCATCAAGGTGCTCGGCGGCTCCAAGCGCAAATACGCCACCATCGGCGACGTGATCGTCGTTTCCGTGAAGGAAGCGATCCCGCGCGGCCGCGTGAAGAAGGGCGACGTCATGAAGGCCGTCGTCGTGCGTATTTCGAAGGACATCAAGCGCGCGGACGGTTCGGTCATCCGCTTCGACCGCAACGCCGCCGTGCTGATCAACAATCAGTCCGAGCCGGTCGGCACCCGTATCTTCGGGCCCGTGCCGCGCGAACTGCGCGCCAAGAACCACATGAAGATCATCTCGCTCGCGCCGGAGGTGCTGTAA
- the rpsN gene encoding 30S ribosomal protein S14 → MAKKSSIEKNNRRRKMAKSFANRRAKLKKIVQDKNVDLEERFAASLKLAELPRNSSRTRIRNRCELTGRPRAFYRKLKLSRIALRDLGSNGLIPGLVKSSW, encoded by the coding sequence ATGGCGAAGAAGAGTTCGATTGAGAAGAACAACCGGCGGCGGAAGATGGCCAAGTCTTTCGCGAACCGCCGCGCGAAGCTCAAGAAGATCGTGCAGGACAAGAACGTGGACCTCGAGGAGCGTTTCGCCGCGTCGCTCAAGCTCGCCGAGCTGCCGCGCAACTCCTCGCGCACCCGCATTCGCAATCGCTGCGAGCTCACCGGGCGCCCGCGCGCCTTCTACCGGAAGCTGAAGCTCAGCCGTATCGCGCTGCGCGACCTCGGCTCCAACGGCCTCATTCCTGGCCTCGTGAAGTCGAGCTGGTGA